Proteins from a genomic interval of Musa acuminata AAA Group cultivar baxijiao chromosome BXJ1-9, Cavendish_Baxijiao_AAA, whole genome shotgun sequence:
- the LOC135592365 gene encoding cycloeucalenol cycloisomerase-like isoform X2 → MCEGRTSGGVRSSHHIATARRENGSGFGGGMAADSSESLWFASNPSKRWGEAFFLLYTPFWLTLCLGIIVPYRLYERFTELEYLIIGLVSSVPAFLIPLLIMGKADSCKCWRDRYWVKVPHTTFFLTHSCFLFYHMTSNITLRRLRHVIADFPQSIRLASEAAWILALSYFIAYLETLAISNFPYYEFVNRESMYKVGSLFYAIYFIVSFPMFLRVDEKEDEPWDLPRVAVDALGAAMLVTIILDLWRIFLGPIVPIPESRQCSQPGLAWFHIPQSSMNM, encoded by the exons ATGTGTGAAGGCAGAACGAGCGGAGGCGTGCGCTCCTCGCATCACATTGCGACCGCGCGACGGGAGAACGGGAGCG GCTTCGGCGGTGGGATGGCAGCGGACAGCTCTGAGAGCTTGTGGTTCGCGTCGAATCCGAGCAAGAGGTGGGGGGAGGCGTTCTTCTTGCTCTACACGCCCTTTTGGCTCACCCTCTGCCTCGGGATCATAGTCCCCTACAGGCTTTACGAG AGATTCACAGAATTGGAGTATCTGATCATCGGGTTGGTTTCTTCTGTCCCAGCTTTCTTGATACCCCTCCTGATCATGGGGAAG GCAGACAGTTGCAAATGCTGGAGAGATCGATACTGGGTGAAG GTCCCACATACAACTTTCTTTCTCACTCATTCTTGTTTCCTGTTTTACCATATGACATCTAATATAACACTGCGTAGGCTGCGCCATGTCATTGCTGATTTTCCACAGTCAATTCGACTGGCCAGTGAAGCTGCATGGATTTTGGCTCTTTCTTATTTCATAGCTTACTTGGAGACTTTAGCTATTTCAAAT TTCCCATATTATGAGTTTGTCAATCGGGAATCAATGTACAAAGTAGGATCATTGTTCTATGCAATCTATTTCATCGTGAGCTTCCCTATGTTTTTAAG GGTAGATGAGAAAGAGGATGAACCATGGGACCTTCCAAGGGTGGCTGTTGATGCACTGGGtgcagcaatgcttgtaactatAATACTTGATTTATGGCGTATATTTCTTGGTCCTATTGTTCCAATTCCAGAATCAAGGCAATGCAGTCAGCCAGGACTTGCATGGTTCCATATACCACAAAGCTCCATGAATATGTGA
- the LOC135592365 gene encoding cycloeucalenol cycloisomerase-like isoform X1 yields the protein MCEGRTSGGVRSSHHIATARRENGSGFGGGMAADSSESLWFASNPSKRWGEAFFLLYTPFWLTLCLGIIVPYRLYERFTELEYLIIGLVSSVPAFLIPLLIMGKADSCKCWRDRYWVKANLWIIIFSYVGNYFWTHYFFTVLGASYTFPSWRMNNVPHTTFFLTHSCFLFYHMTSNITLRRLRHVIADFPQSIRLASEAAWILALSYFIAYLETLAISNFPYYEFVNRESMYKVGSLFYAIYFIVSFPMFLRVDEKEDEPWDLPRVAVDALGAAMLVTIILDLWRIFLGPIVPIPESRQCSQPGLAWFHIPQSSMNM from the exons ATGTGTGAAGGCAGAACGAGCGGAGGCGTGCGCTCCTCGCATCACATTGCGACCGCGCGACGGGAGAACGGGAGCG GCTTCGGCGGTGGGATGGCAGCGGACAGCTCTGAGAGCTTGTGGTTCGCGTCGAATCCGAGCAAGAGGTGGGGGGAGGCGTTCTTCTTGCTCTACACGCCCTTTTGGCTCACCCTCTGCCTCGGGATCATAGTCCCCTACAGGCTTTACGAG AGATTCACAGAATTGGAGTATCTGATCATCGGGTTGGTTTCTTCTGTCCCAGCTTTCTTGATACCCCTCCTGATCATGGGGAAG GCAGACAGTTGCAAATGCTGGAGAGATCGATACTGGGTGAAG GCAAATCTGTGGATTATAATTTTTAGTTATGTTGGGAATTACTTCTGGACTCATTATTTCTTCACGGTACTTGGAGCGTCATACACTTTTCCTTCATGGAGAATGAACAAT GTCCCACATACAACTTTCTTTCTCACTCATTCTTGTTTCCTGTTTTACCATATGACATCTAATATAACACTGCGTAGGCTGCGCCATGTCATTGCTGATTTTCCACAGTCAATTCGACTGGCCAGTGAAGCTGCATGGATTTTGGCTCTTTCTTATTTCATAGCTTACTTGGAGACTTTAGCTATTTCAAAT TTCCCATATTATGAGTTTGTCAATCGGGAATCAATGTACAAAGTAGGATCATTGTTCTATGCAATCTATTTCATCGTGAGCTTCCCTATGTTTTTAAG GGTAGATGAGAAAGAGGATGAACCATGGGACCTTCCAAGGGTGGCTGTTGATGCACTGGGtgcagcaatgcttgtaactatAATACTTGATTTATGGCGTATATTTCTTGGTCCTATTGTTCCAATTCCAGAATCAAGGCAATGCAGTCAGCCAGGACTTGCATGGTTCCATATACCACAAAGCTCCATGAATATGTGA
- the LOC103996749 gene encoding extracellular ribonuclease LE: MAAFRLLFLLGLCLCLSSLVSSKSADFMALTLVWPGAQCTGDILRICCKPSSGMPARDFQVQAMETYDSNGKLVKKCSICAFSADRLSDLLPTLHDYWSDVSCPSNDGVNQWQSAWCTYGTCSSLTQVNYFTRALELRAEVDLLSLFSSYGIVPTKSKLYGLETIKGVLASHFGASTWVECNINKLWFLESQLYKIHICVAVDGSSIIDCPVTKRSNCGDTVRFVPFPWTSAAAGEGKLESGPSGKAMVL, translated from the exons ATGGCTGCTTTCAGGCTGCTCTTCTTGCTTGGACTGTGCTTGTGTCTCTCTTCTCTGGTCTCCTCTAAGTCCGCAGACTTCATGGCCTTGACCCTTGTG TGGCCGGGAGCGCAGTGCACCGGCGACATCTTGAGGATATGCTGCAAGCCGTCCTCAGGGATGCCGGCGCGGGACTTCCAAGTGCAAGCCATGGAGACCTACGACAGCAATGGCAAGCTCGTCAAGAAGTGCAGCATCTGCGCCTTCTCCGCTGACAGA CTCAGCGACCTCCTCCCGACGCTGCACGACTACTGGAGCGACGTGAGCTGCCCCAGCAACGACGGGGTCAACCAGTGGCAGAGCGCCTGGTGCACCTACGGCACCTGCTCCAGCCTCACCCAGGTGAACTACTTCACCCGCGCGCTTGAGCTCCGGGCCGAGGTggacctcctctccctcttcagcTCCTACG GAATCGTGCCGACGAAGAGCAAGCTCTACGGCTTGGAGACCATCAAGGGCGTGCTGGCGTCCCACTTCGGGGCCTCCACCTGGGTGGAGTGCAACATCAACAAGCTGTGGTTCTTGGAGTCGCAGCTCTACAAGATTCACATCTGTGTCGCCGTCGACGGCAGCTCCATCATCGACTGCCCTGTCACCAAGAGGAGCAACTGCGGCGACACGGTCAGGTTCGTGCCCTTCCCCTGGACAAGCGCCGCGGCCGGCGAAGGCAAACTCGAGTCCGGCCCTTCCGGAAAGGCCATGGTCCTGTGA